The DNA sequence GGCGGGTTGGCGAAGTCGACTTGCTCTACTGGATCGGGCCGGACATGGAAGGATTCCTGCCGCGTGTGCTGCAAGGCCGCAGCAAGCCTGCGGTGGCGGTGCAGCAATTGCCGGGCCTGCATTTGCGTCATTTTGCCGAAGACAGTCCTTCCCACGACGAGGGTGAGTCGGATCATGACCACGACCATCGCCCCGGTACCGTCGATGCGCATCTATGGCTGGCGCCGGCCAACGCCCGGGTAATCGCCGCGCGAATGGCGGGTGACCTCAGTGCTGCCGACCCGGCCAACGCGGCGCGTTATCAAAGCAACCTGAAAGCGTTCAACGAGCGTCTCGATGCCCTTGATGGGCGCATCAAGGCGCGTTTGGCGGGTATTGCCGGCAAGCCATATTTCGTTTTCCACGAAGCGTTTGATTATTTCGAGGAGGCTTATGGCCTTAAACATACTGGGGTGTTCAGTGTGGCAGCCGAAGTACAGCCTGGCGCGCAGCACGTAGCGGCCATGCGCACCCGCCTGCAGCAAGTCGGCAAGACGTGCGTATTCAGCGAGCCGCCGATTCGCCCGCGGCTGGCTGAAACCTTGACCGCGGGTCTGCCGGTGCGTCTGGCTGAGCTGGATGCGCTGGGCGGCAATGCGCCTGTCAATGCGCAGGGGTATGAGCAGTTGCTGGAGAAGCTGGGGGATGATTTGGCGGGGTGTCTGGAGCAGCTTTAATTGGCAGGTCTGGCCTCATCGCTGGCAAGCCAGCTCCTACAAGTATTGTGTGAACCCTGT is a window from the Pseudomonas sp. LS1212 genome containing:
- a CDS encoding zinc ABC transporter substrate-binding protein, whose translation is MSRLFALFVAFFSCVVVMNSAQAEVRVLTSIKPLQLIAAAVQDGAGSPQVLLPPGASPHHYALRPSDVRRVGEVDLLYWIGPDMEGFLPRVLQGRSKPAVAVQQLPGLHLRHFAEDSPSHDEGESDHDHDHRPGTVDAHLWLAPANARVIAARMAGDLSAADPANAARYQSNLKAFNERLDALDGRIKARLAGIAGKPYFVFHEAFDYFEEAYGLKHTGVFSVAAEVQPGAQHVAAMRTRLQQVGKTCVFSEPPIRPRLAETLTAGLPVRLAELDALGGNAPVNAQGYEQLLEKLGDDLAGCLEQL